Proteins encoded in a region of the Ziziphus jujuba cultivar Dongzao chromosome 3, ASM3175591v1 genome:
- the LOC107422827 gene encoding small ribosomal subunit protein uS19x, protein MADVETEVAATGIPKKRTFKKFSFRGVDLDALLDMSTDELVKLFTARARRRFQRGLKRKPMALIKKLRKAKRDAPPGEKPEPVRTHLRNMIIVPEMIGSIIGVYNGKTFNQVEIKPEMIGHYLAEFSISYKPVKHGRPGIGATHSSRFIPLK, encoded by the exons ATG GCCGATGTTGAGACTGAAGTCGCTGCCACGGGCATCCCAAAGAAGAGGACGTTCAAGAAGTTCTCTTTCAGAGGCGTCGATTTGGATGCACTCCTCGACATGTCCACCGACGAGCTTGTGAAGCTCTTCACTGCTCGTGCTCGCAGAAG GTTTCAGAGGGGTTTGAAGCGCAAGCCCATGGCTCTGATCAAGAAGCTGCGCAAGGCG AAAAGAGATGCTCCACCCGGTGAGAAGCCTGAGCCAGTCCGTACTCACCTTCGCAACATGATCATTGTTCCAGAGATGATCGGGAGCATTATTGGAGTCTACAATGGCAAGACCTTCAATCAGGTTGAGATAAAGCCTGAGATGATTGGTCACTATCTTGCCGAGTTCTCAATCTCTTATAAACCTGTGAAGCATGGGAGACCTGGTATTGGTGCTACCCATTCATCAAGGTTCATTCCACTCAAGTGA
- the LOC107422831 gene encoding transcription factor bHLH92, with protein MDMFFDHDLESHMNSFWYETLPVNQSAFVQYNTSTNRPRSEFGQQENHGCISNVNTMNMNKRMIEFWKRICPRRIGNGTEQELERERCYRHMMCERMRREKQKQSYSALHSVLPIGTKNDKNSIVHVATMKVKQLQRYKEELMRQNMELEQVLELKEKEKAKGTMINVMVNNPTSGIDSMVEALKFMKQNRLEVTNIQSVFSPEVFSAQMEVQTEIGGAELEEALKYTLEEAERKFHFGFPGK; from the exons atgGACATGTTCTTCGACCATGATTTGGAGAGCCATATGAACAGTTTCTGGTACGAGACTCTTCCGGTGAATCAAAGCGCTTTTGTGCAGTACAACACGAGCACGAACAGACCCAGAAGCGAATTCGGGCAACAAGAAAATCATGGTTGTATATCCAACGTTAACACCATGAACATGAACAAGAGGATGATAGAATTCTGGAAAAGAATTTGTCCCCGGAGGATTGGTAATGGAACAGAGCAAGAGCTTGAGAGAGAAAGATGTTACAGGCACATGATGTGCGAAAGGAtgaggagagagaaacagaaACAGAGTTACTCTGCTCTGCATTCTGTTCTTCCAATTGGAACCAAG AACGATAAGAATTCTATAGTTCATGTTGCAACCATGAAAGTGAAGCAGCTGCAAAGATATAAGGAGGAGTTGATGAGGCAGAATATGGAGCTTGAACAAGTTTTGGAattaaaagagaaggaaaaggcAAAGGGTACTATGATTAATGTAATGGTAAATAATCCCACTTCTGGGATTGATTCTATGGTGGAGGCTCTTAAATTTATGAAACAGAACAGGCTCGAAGTTACAAACATCCAATCAGTGTTCTCTCCTGAGGTTTTTTCTGCTCAAATGGAAGTACAAACAGAG ATTGGTGGAGCCGAATTAGAAGAGGCCTTGAAGTATACGCTGGAGGAAGCTGAGAGGAAATTTCATTTTGGTTTTCCAGGAAAGTGA